A window of the candidate division WOR-3 bacterium genome harbors these coding sequences:
- a CDS encoding flavodoxin family protein, whose protein sequence is MNKRVLVINGSTRENGNTDAVLRSFMQGVSEGGLNVREAVLRNLTVNNCVGCCKCQKEKKCNFQDDMTELRDMVIKSDVLVFASPIYWCEITGLMKTFIDRLYFFHHKENSNLVAGKKALIITTLGEKDAAYESQVLVDFYKRFFHSLQIEILDVLSFPDLMEKEANVKKPEYSQTAYKAGKKLSGTI, encoded by the coding sequence GTGAATAAAAGGGTGCTCGTGATAAACGGCTCGACCAGGGAGAACGGTAACACCGACGCCGTTCTCAGATCTTTTATGCAAGGTGTCAGTGAGGGCGGTCTCAACGTGCGTGAGGCTGTACTCCGCAACCTTACAGTAAACAACTGTGTCGGGTGCTGCAAGTGTCAGAAAGAAAAGAAGTGCAACTTTCAGGACGACATGACCGAACTACGCGATATGGTCATAAAGTCAGACGTCCTTGTTTTCGCTTCACCGATTTACTGGTGCGAAATCACCGGTTTGATGAAAACATTCATTGACCGGTTATATTTCTTTCACCATAAAGAAAACAGCAACCTGGTTGCCGGCAAGAAGGCACTGATAATCACCACGCTCGGCGAAAAAGATGCAGCGTACGAATCTCAGGTTCTCGTCGATTTCTATAAACGATTCTTCCACTCCCTTCAAATTGAAATTCTCGACGTGCTGTCATTTCCTGATCTGATGGAAAAAGAAGCGAACGTAAAGAAACCCGAGTATTCGCAAACAGCCTACAAGGCCGGTAAGAAGCTCTCCGGAACTATTTGA